TACGAGCAGGCGGTCCGGTACTTGCACGATGTGCAGGACATGTCGAAGCAGTACGGCATCAAAAGCCTTGTGGAAACGCATCATATGACGATCGCGCCGAGTGCGGGACTGGCGCACCGGCTCGTGAGCGGCTTCGATCCGGAGTGGATCGGCGTCCTGTTCGACCCGGGCAACATGATCCACGAAGGGTTCGAAAACTTCCGCATGGGGCTCGAGCTGCTCGGCCCTTATCTGGCGCACGTGCATATCAAGAACACCGGCTGGGAAAAAGGCGGCCGCCGCGAAGACGGTACCGTCATCTGGCAATCGAAATGGGAGCCGATCGATGAGGGCATCGTGCCGTGGGGCCAAGTGTTTGAAGACCTGAAGTCCGTCGGCTACGACGGCTACATCGGCGTCGAGGATTTCAGCGGCCGTTATTCGTCCCGCGAGCTGCTGAAGCGGTTCGCCGAGCAGGTTCGCGCGTTCGTGGGCTGAGGCGGCGATGAATCGGACGGACCGGCTCATGGCCATCGTGCTCGAACTGCAAAAGCATAAGGAACAGCGCGCGGAAGATTTGGCCGCCACGTTCGAAACGAGCGTGCGCACGATCTACCGGGACGTGCAGGCATTGAGCGAAGCCGGCGTGCCGATACGGGCCGTGCCCGGTCAAGGTTACTCGCTGATGGAGGGCTATTTCCTGCCGCCGGTGTCGTTTCACGCCGAGGAGGCGGCGGCACTGCTGCTCGGCCTCGACGCGATCGAACCGCTCGCGGGAGGCCCTTCCCGCGGGCACGCGGCATCGGCCAGATCGAAGATCGAGGCGATCCTGCCCGCGGATGTGCGCGAGAGGACCGATGCGGTCCGCTCGCGCGTGCGGGTGCTGTCGTTTCCCCCGCGGCAGCGGGAGACGGTGGAGCTGCTGCGCCAGGCGGCGGCCGAGGAGCGCTCGGTGCGCATCCGCTACCGCGCGAAGGACGCCCGCTACAGCGAGACGGAGCGCGAGACCGAGCGGGTGATCGATCCGTACGGGATCGTCTACGTGCAGGGCGCCTGGGTGGCGATCGCCCATTGCCGCCTGCGGCAAAGCTTGCGCCACTTCCGGATCGACCGGATGAGCGATGTGGTATGGACGGACGAGCGGTTTACGCGTCCGGCCGATTTTTCCATTCGCGATTATGAGCCGGGGGAGGATCGCCGGACGGAAGTGCGCATCCGGCTGCGGGGACGGGCGATCGATCGTTTCCGCGAGACGGATTATTTTTACGTAGAGGAAAGCAAGGAAACGGAAGACGGGCTCATGGTGACGCTCAAGGTGCGCTATGAGGAAGAAATTTTGCACTGGGTGCTCGGCTGGGCGGAAGAGGCGCTCGTGCTGGAGCCGGAATCGCTGAAGCGGAAGGTTGCGGCGGCGGCGCGGAACATTGCCGGCCTTTATGGCCGGTAACCCGTTCGAGTCCGTTAACACTTGTAAACTTTGCGGCGTCCGCCAATCCTATATGCGGCGGTTAAAGCGGCAGGCGGCGCCAGCGGAAGATCGCGGACAGCGTCGGTTTGTACCGGAAAAAATGAAGGAACTATTTTCCGCTAAAACGGAGTGAAGCAGCCCCGAACCGCTCAAACAGGCAAATAACCGCTAATTTTCAAAAATATCGGTGATCGGTCATGTTAGCGAGCCGTAGTTAACTGTAGTTCCGCTATGCCCCGGAAAAAGTGACGGGAAGGCGATACCGGCCGCATCCATCGTCCATATGAAGCCCCGTGCAGCACCGCAACGTACGCCGGGAGTTTGGAGCCTACGCGCCCGGCACGTTCCCGCTCTTCTTAGATGCCTCTCTTTTCCAGCCTGTTCATCCTTCTTTCGAATCGCCTCTTCACCTCCTTCCGATTTTCACCAACCATACCCTCCCGCATGAAAGCCAGCCATATTTATGACGAGTCATCCCGTAAAACATGACAAGGTCACCCTGCGAAAGAGGCCGTTAGTATCTGACGCGAGCTTGCCTCAGAAGCGATAATACAAGTGAACGTATTTTAGGTGGTTGCAGCTTCGGAGGAGGAGACATTCGACAAGCGTAACGAAAATGGACGATTCAGTTTAATGTAAGGAACTATATTCGTTTCAGCGGGAGGCTATGATGAAAAAAAGATTCGATTCGAGAACATGGGTGACGACGGGGCTGGCTTCGATGCTGGTTCTTAGTTTGACGGGCAATGTGTTTGGGGCGGGGACGCTCACCGAGATCAACGTTTATTTGAATACGGGAATCAAGGTCATGTTGAACGGAAAAGCGTTCGAGCCGGAGGATCCGGATACCGGCACGAAGCTGGTGCCCATCACTTACAGAGGTTCGACTTATTTGCCGATGCGTGCGGTCGCGGAAGCCGCCGGCATGAAGGTGACCTGGGATCCGAATACCGAAACGGCTTATTTGGGAGAAGTAGGAGGAGATATTGCCAAAGGGGAGATCAGCTACATAAAAGCATCCCCCGAATTTGTCTACAACGGCGATAAAATCTACAGGCTGGGCAGCAGAACGCCGGAAGAATTGACGACGGCGGACGGCACCAAATTCAGCTTCGGATACGTCACCGGAGGCAGCCGGTCCGTCAACATGGAAGTGACGACCAAATTCGAATACAGCAAATTCAAAGCGAGAATATGGGCGGCGGACACGCTGACCAAGGACGATTTGCAGGTTAAAATCGTTGACGAAAACAACGTTACGGTCAAAGATCTGAAAGTGCCTAACGGAAAAATAACCGACCTGGAGCTTGATGTGAAGGATACGAAGGCGCTGCGCATTTATGTCCAGGGCGACAAGAGCATTGTCGGGGAACCGATGCTCGGTAAATAAAACGGTACGGAGGCGGCTGGCCGGCTGCCTCTTTTTCTTTTTCTACGACGGTTACAGGGAGCGTGAAAAAAACCTCTGCCGGCTTGGCAGAGGCAAGAGTGCGTATAAGGAGCCAAAGAGGAGGCGTGTCGACTACAACAAGATTTTCAGCTCCGTCGTCAGCGAGGCACCGGGAGCAATCATCGTCAGCTCCTGCTTGCGGTTCAGTTCATGCCGTTTGGCCATCCACGGCTCGACGCATACGTAAGGCTGGCCCGGCGTCGTCCAGAACACGATATAGCGGAATTCCGGCCCGTACTCCATGCGGACGGAGACCCCTCCGGGAGTTTGAAAGCGGATGTCGTTTCTGCCTGCATCGAGCAGCAGGACGGCTTCTTTTTTATCCGTCAAATCGAGCTGTCCGTCAAAAGGCTTCTCCAAGCCGTCGTTCAGGTCGAGCTGGCGCGTCGCGTCGGTGTCGACGGAAATGTGCTTCGATTCCGCCAGGAAGTACGGATGAAATCCGGCGTACATCGGCATGGCGCTGTCGCTTCGGTTCGTGTAGTGCTGCACGATGCGGAGGGAGGCATTTTGCAGCACGTAAGTGAAGCGCAGCTCGAAATCGAACGGATACGCCTGCAAAGTAGCGGCATTGCCGGCCAGCGACACCGTGATCGAGGCGGATTGCTCGTCCGTATGCACGTCCTCTACGCGCCATGGCTCGTCCCGTGCGACGCCGTGGGCCTTCATCTCATAGGTGTGGCCGTTCCATTCATATCTTCCGTTCTCAAGTCCCCCGCAAATCGGGAACAGCACGGGAATTCCCCCGCGAACATTGGCCTGCGGATCGTAAAACGTCTCCTTGTTCAAAAACAGCAGCTCTTGTCCGTTCAGCCGCAGACCGGTGACGATGCCTCCGCGCTCCGGCGCGATCGTCAGGGCGGAATCGGTGCTGCGCTCCGTGAGCTCGTACATCTCATACTTGTCCTCGAAGCGGCGGAATTCATAACCAGACATGGCAGATGCTCCTTTCCAAATACATGTTTCAGCCGAATCTGTCCCTTATCATAACATGAAAAATTTGCCTGATCTATCGCCGACATACTTTTACATTTTTTGAAACAAATCGGTCGTCCTCCGCGTATAAAAAGATATCTTACATTAATCCTTCCAAGGAAGTGCCTATCATGAACGATCAACTTTCCGAAAATAGACCGGCACCTGAGCAAACGTCCGGTTCCGCTTCTTCCAAAACGAAGCTGATGGCCGGTTTGTTTCTGGCCGCGGCCGTAACGGCGGCAAGCGGCTGCGCCCAATCTCCGCCCAAGTCTGCTGTGCCTGTGCCGCCCCCCGCTTCCGTTCCGGGAGCTGCATCCCAGGCCGTGCCCGGCGATGCCTGCATCGATCAAAACGAGGACGGACGCTGCGACGACGACGGCAGCGACATTGACCGTTCGCGGTCTGTGACTTATTACAACGGTATCCCTTATTA
The window above is part of the Paenibacillus hamazuiensis genome. Proteins encoded here:
- a CDS encoding sugar phosphate isomerase/epimerase family protein; amino-acid sequence: MKLSVFTVVTPDLTPEELGQAAKEAGLDGIEWRFKEIPEAVKDEQPSFWRRNLCSIDPGATDEELEKFAKVAADHGLETVSVTPYLTVGDLAATERVMQVAQKLGARMIRVGVPGYNRTANYNDLYEQAVRYLHDVQDMSKQYGIKSLVETHHMTIAPSAGLAHRLVSGFDPEWIGVLFDPGNMIHEGFENFRMGLELLGPYLAHVHIKNTGWEKGGRREDGTVIWQSKWEPIDEGIVPWGQVFEDLKSVGYDGYIGVEDFSGRYSSRELLKRFAEQVRAFVG
- a CDS encoding helix-turn-helix transcriptional regulator, whose product is MNRTDRLMAIVLELQKHKEQRAEDLAATFETSVRTIYRDVQALSEAGVPIRAVPGQGYSLMEGYFLPPVSFHAEEAAALLLGLDAIEPLAGGPSRGHAASARSKIEAILPADVRERTDAVRSRVRVLSFPPRQRETVELLRQAAAEERSVRIRYRAKDARYSETERETERVIDPYGIVYVQGAWVAIAHCRLRQSLRHFRIDRMSDVVWTDERFTRPADFSIRDYEPGEDRRTEVRIRLRGRAIDRFRETDYFYVEESKETEDGLMVTLKVRYEEEILHWVLGWAEEALVLEPESLKRKVAAAARNIAGLYGR
- a CDS encoding stalk domain-containing protein — translated: MMKKRFDSRTWVTTGLASMLVLSLTGNVFGAGTLTEINVYLNTGIKVMLNGKAFEPEDPDTGTKLVPITYRGSTYLPMRAVAEAAGMKVTWDPNTETAYLGEVGGDIAKGEISYIKASPEFVYNGDKIYRLGSRTPEELTTADGTKFSFGYVTGGSRSVNMEVTTKFEYSKFKARIWAADTLTKDDLQVKIVDENNVTVKDLKVPNGKITDLELDVKDTKALRIYVQGDKSIVGEPMLGK
- a CDS encoding aldose epimerase; its protein translation is MSGYEFRRFEDKYEMYELTERSTDSALTIAPERGGIVTGLRLNGQELLFLNKETFYDPQANVRGGIPVLFPICGGLENGRYEWNGHTYEMKAHGVARDEPWRVEDVHTDEQSASITVSLAGNAATLQAYPFDFELRFTYVLQNASLRIVQHYTNRSDSAMPMYAGFHPYFLAESKHISVDTDATRQLDLNDGLEKPFDGQLDLTDKKEAVLLLDAGRNDIRFQTPGGVSVRMEYGPEFRYIVFWTTPGQPYVCVEPWMAKRHELNRKQELTMIAPGASLTTELKILL